In Haliaeetus albicilla chromosome 2, bHalAlb1.1, whole genome shotgun sequence, a single genomic region encodes these proteins:
- the RBM38 gene encoding RNA-binding protein 38 — protein sequence MHTVQKDTTFTKIFVGGLPYHTTDSSLRKYFEVFGDIEEAVVITDRQTGKSRGYGFVTMADRAAAERACKDPNPIIDGRKANVNLAYLGAKPRSIQTGFTIGVQQLHPAFIQRPFGLTPHYVYPQAIIQPSVVIPTPVQSITSPYIDYSAASQAYSQYTTAAYDQYPYAASPAAGFVGYGYTGAVQPPITASNPAAPATAFVQYQPQQLQPDRMQ from the exons ATGCACACCGTGCAGAAGGATACCACGTTCACCAAGATCTTCGTCGGGGGGCTGCCCTACCACACCACCGACTCCTCCCTCAGGAAGTACTTCGAGGTCTTCGGGGACATCGAGGAGGCGGTGGTCATCACCGACCGGCAGACCGGCAAATCCCGGGGATACGGCTTT GTGACCATGGCGGACAGAGCCGCAGCTGAAAGAGCGTGCAAAGACCCAAACCCCATCATTGATGGCAGGAAAGCCAACGTGAACCTGGCCTATTTGGGAGCAAAACCAAGGAGTATTCAAACTG gttttacCATAGGTGTGCAGCAACTACATCCAGCCTTCATTCAGAGACCCTTTGG ACTCACGCCTCACTATGTTTACCCCCAAGCCATCATCCAGCCCAGCGTGGTGATCCCTACCCCAGTGCAGTCCATCACGTCTCCCTACATCGACTACAGCGCCGCCAGCCAAGCCTATTCCCAGTACACCACGGCTGCCTACGACCAGTACCCCTACGCTGCCTCCCCCGCTGCTGGCTTCGTGGGATACGGCTACACGGGCGCAGTCCAGCCTCCCATCACCGCCAGCAACCCCGCGGCACCCGCCACCGCTTTCGTGCAGtaccagccccagcagctgcagcccgACCGCATGCAGTAA